CGGCAGGGCCGGGGCCGCGTCACGGCCGGCGGGCAGGGCGGCCAGCAGGCCGGCGGCCTGCCGCTGCACGGCATCCAGGCCGGCGGTCTCGGCCGTGCAGTCCACCAGCACGTCGGGGCTGGCCACGATGAGGCGGCGCAGCTCGTCCAGCTCGGCCAGCAGGCTGTCGGGATCGCTGTCCAGGCGCTGCAGGTGCCCGCGCACGGCCATGAGCTGGCTGATGCCCGACAGACGCTCGGCCAGCAGGCCGGAGGGCGTGAAGTGGGCGCGCAGGCGGGAGCCCACGGCCGAATGACCGGCCGCCACCAGACCGTGTTCCAGACGGGCCTTGTCCTCCAGCAGCATCTGGCGCAGGCGCTCCAGGCGCACGGCGCGGTCGGTCAGGGGCTCCAGCAGGATCTCGCGGAAGATGTCGAACAGGTCGGGCACCTTGTCGTAGACGGCCTTGCCGGCCACGCTCAGGTATTTGACCAGGCCGCGTTCCCCGCGGGTGGTGGCCAGCAGGGGATCGGCGCCCACGCCGCCGGTCTTGGCGGCCATGCGCGCGCCCAGCTCGCTGAAGTCGCGGCGGGCGGTGCCCACTTCGGTGAGGCTGCGGGCAAAGAGCGGCAGCAGGGGCTCCAGACGGGCCGGGACAGCGTTCAGGGGCAGGAGCAGGGCCGTATAGGCGATGCCGCTGGTGGGCAGGTCGTGGGCCAGCCAGGTCTGGCCGCCGCTCAGGGCCTCCCGCACGCAGGGCACGGGCGTGTTGCGCAGGGGCAGGGCATCCATGCCCAGGCTGGGGATGGTGGCCAGGGCCTCGGGGCTGTCCGGGGCGGACTGGGCGGCCTGCAGACGGCGGGTGGCCTCCACTAGCTCCTGCCGTTCGGCGTCGGAGCAGGCCGCGTGCACGGCGGCCAGGCGGGCGGCCTCGCGCTCCTCGCGGGCCTTGGCCAGACGGGCGTCGGGCAGCAGCACCACGGTGGCGCGGTGTTCGTTGTTGAGGAAGTGGTCGCGGATGGCGTTCTCGAAGACCTTCTCCCCGGCGGCCAGACGGGCCTTGATGCGGGCCAGGGGGCCTTCCCAGGCCAGCGGGGCCAGCGGATCGCCGTCATAGAGCCAGGTGGACAGGGCCTGGATCATGGCCGAGAGCCCGCGCGGGAAGCGGCCGGAATTGTTTTCGCGGTAGGCGAATTCCACGCTGTTGACGGCGGCCTCCACGGCGGCGGGGTCGATGCCGTCCTCGGCAAGGGCGGCGAGGGTCTCGAAGATGAGCATCTCGGCGTCCTGCACCTTGCGCGGATCCACGCCCTTGAGACCGGTGGAGTAGTACATCTGGCGCAGGTCGGTCTCCAGGCCGCAGCCGGTGGTGTCCTCGCCCAGGCCGGAGCTGATGAGGGCCTTGCGCAGGGGCGAGCCCGGCAGGCCTTCGAGGATGTGTTCCAGCATCTCCATGAGCAGGGCCTGATGCACGTCGCCGCGTTCGCCCAGCAGCCAGTTGACCGTGAACAGGGCCGTTTTCTGGCCGTCGGTGGCGGCGTAGGGCACTTCCACCTGCCGGGGCGTGTCGCGGCGGGGCTGCAGGGGCACGGCGGAATCCACCGTGCGGGCGGTGTAGCCCTGCAGGGCCTCGGCCACGATCGCCAGGCGCTTTTCTTCCGGGTCATCGCCCCAGAAGAAGAAACGCGCGTTGGAGGGATGATAGTAGCGGCTGTGGAAATCGCGGAAGGCCTCGTAGGTCAGGTCCGGGATGGCTTCCGGGTTGCCGCCGGAGTCCAGGCTGTAGAGCATGTCCGGGAAGACGGCCTGCTGGCTCTGCTCGGCCAGCACGGAATCGGGGGAGGAATAGGCGCCCTTCATCTCGTTGTAGACCACGCCCTTGTAGGTCCAGGGGCCCTTGGTGTCCCCGGCCTCCACGTGCCAGCCTTCCTGACGGAAGATGTCCTCGCTGATGCGGGGATGGAAGACCGCGTCGATGTAGACGTCGATGAGGTTGTAGAAGTCCTGCAGGTTGGCGCTGGCCACGGGGTAGCAGGTCTTGTCCGGGAAGGTGAAGGCGTTGAGGAAGGTCTGGAGCGAGCCCTTGAGCAGCTCCACGAAGGGTTCCTTGACCGGATATTTGTCCGAGCCGCAGAGCACGGAATGCTCCAGGATGTGGGCCACGCCCGTGGAGTCCGTGGGCGGGGTGCGGAAGCTCACGCCGAAGCACTTGTTCTCGTCGGCATTGCTGACGGAGAGCAGCTGTGCGCCGGTGACGCCGTGTTTCCAGAGCCGGGTCGTACCGCCCACTTCGTGCAGGCGGCGCTCGGTGACGAGTTCGAAACCATGACTGTTCATGAGGGATCCTTTCAGGGAAGGTTCGTTGGTAAGATTCATATGGTTCGGCTATACTATGGAGCCTGCCGCTTTGCAAAGAGCGTGCTGGTGCCCCGGCGCAGGAGCCTTTGCCGTGACGGCGGCCGCGGACTGTATAAAAAAAGCACACGGGCCGCCCGTTACGGGGCAAAGCGTCCAATTTTTTTACAACCTGCCGGAATGGCGGGGAAAAGTGTTCAATTTCTGTACAGGTGCCGGATAAAAGAAAAAGCCTTTTGAAGGCAAGTTTTTATAATAGTTTGTTTTTATTATAAAAATACATTTTGGCACGGCGATTGCTGTATCCCGTACAACAACGGCATCGTCCAGGACGGGCCCTCCGGTCCGCCACCCATACGGGGACAGCGCCGAACAGATATACATGCCATACCATCTTCTTCCTTTATGGAGGTCCGTCATGGAACACAGCAACTTTCTTACCGTCCGCGCTACCGCGGCAGCCGCATGGCCTCTCTGCTGCCTCGGCCCGCGACAGACCGCGGTAGCGTGGACAGCCTGACGGACCTCCTTCGATCCTGAAACGAACATCCTCCGCTTCTTCTGAGACCTCCTTCCTCCGGTCGGCCCTGTCCCCCCCCAGGACCGGCCGGGACTGAAAACAGCAACCTTCCTCCTCCTGAAAAAGTCCCTCCCCGGCCGGCTCGTCCCTCCTTCGGAGCTGGCCGGGAACATGCCGACCTTCCTCCTCCTGATACACCCCGGCAGCCCCGCCCCCCTTTGAGGGGCTGCCGGTGACCCCCGAAAGATTTCCCGCTAGCGGAGAACATCGGACCCGGCCACGCGCCGCGTCACGGCTCCGCTACCGGTACGGCCACGGAACGGCAGCAGCCCCTGCCATGTCGCCTTCAAGCGCCGGCAGGCAACGCCGCAGTCTTCCCCGGTCAGGCTCCCCGCTTTGGGGAGCCTTTCTTTTTTTGCCGGATATGGGGCTCCGCATCTTCCGGGCGCCCGGACTCCCCATGGCGGGAGCTTTTGGGGGCAACGCCGCCGGGGCTTCCAGACGCATCAGGCGAACGCTTTTTGCCGTGTCAGGAGAAATGCCCGCCACGGGCGCCGGGCAGGAGCCGGGCATCCCGCCGCCTCTCCGGCCCGGTCCCTGCGCCCGCAGCCGGACGGCCGCGACGGCCGCAGCGGCCCCGCCCGCCGGGAAAGGAGCGCCTCCCTGCCTCCCGGGGCTTGCCATTTGCGGGCTTTTGGTCTATGGAAGCTCGTTCATCGAAGCACACTCCGGCAGCGGCCCGGGGTGCCCGGCAATGCGCTACGGCGCATTTTTCGTTGCCTTCCGGTCATGGGGCCGGGGCGGCGGCAGGCCGGGTTGCAGGGTCTGGGCCGGTGTGGAAGATCACAACCCTTTTGGAGGATTGGAAAATGGCTTACGTCAGCATGAAGCAGATGCTGGAAACCGGCGTGCATTTCGGTCACCAGACCCGTCGTTGGAACCCCAAGATGCGTCCGTACATCTTCGGCGCCCGCAACGGCATCCATATCATCGACCTGCAGCAGACCGTGAAGCTGTTCCGCGTGGCCTATGACAAGGTGGTCGACACCGTGGCCAAGGGCGGCAAGGTGTTGTTCATCGGTACCAAGCGCCAGGCCCAGGAAGCCGTGGCCACCGAAGCCACCAAGGCCAACCAGTACTATGTGACCAACCGCTGGATGGGCGGCACCCTGACCAACTTCGTCACCATCCAGAAGAGCGTGGAACGCCTGAAGAAGCTGGAAGGCATGTTCGCCGACGGCAGCATCAACCGCTACCAGAAGAAGGAGATCCTGCTGCTGGAACGCGAGATGCAGAAGCTGGAACAGACCCTGGGCGGCATCAAGAACATGGATCGCCTGCCCCAGCTGGCTTTCATCATCGACCCCCATCGCGAAGACATCGCCGTGAAGGAATGCCGCAAGCTGGGCATCCCGATCGTGGCCGTGACCGACACCAACTGCGACCCCGATGTCATCGACTACATCATCCCCGGCAACGATGACGCCATCCGCGCCATCAAGCTGTTCGTGACGGCTTTCTCCGAAGCCTGCCAGGAAGGCGAAGCCCAGATGAAGGACGGCGCCGCCGTG
This is a stretch of genomic DNA from Desulfovibrio piger. It encodes these proteins:
- a CDS encoding insulinase family protein encodes the protein MNSHGFELVTERRLHEVGGTTRLWKHGVTGAQLLSVSNADENKCFGVSFRTPPTDSTGVAHILEHSVLCGSDKYPVKEPFVELLKGSLQTFLNAFTFPDKTCYPVASANLQDFYNLIDVYIDAVFHPRISEDIFRQEGWHVEAGDTKGPWTYKGVVYNEMKGAYSSPDSVLAEQSQQAVFPDMLYSLDSGGNPEAIPDLTYEAFRDFHSRYYHPSNARFFFWGDDPEEKRLAIVAEALQGYTARTVDSAVPLQPRRDTPRQVEVPYAATDGQKTALFTVNWLLGERGDVHQALLMEMLEHILEGLPGSPLRKALISSGLGEDTTGCGLETDLRQMYYSTGLKGVDPRKVQDAEMLIFETLAALAEDGIDPAAVEAAVNSVEFAYRENNSGRFPRGLSAMIQALSTWLYDGDPLAPLAWEGPLARIKARLAAGEKVFENAIRDHFLNNEHRATVVLLPDARLAKAREEREAARLAAVHAACSDAERQELVEATRRLQAAQSAPDSPEALATIPSLGMDALPLRNTPVPCVREALSGGQTWLAHDLPTSGIAYTALLLPLNAVPARLEPLLPLFARSLTEVGTARRDFSELGARMAAKTGGVGADPLLATTRGERGLVKYLSVAGKAVYDKVPDLFDIFREILLEPLTDRAVRLERLRQMLLEDKARLEHGLVAAGHSAVGSRLRAHFTPSGLLAERLSGISQLMAVRGHLQRLDSDPDSLLAELDELRRLIVASPDVLVDCTAETAGLDAVQRQAAGLLAALPAGRDAAPALPPFSDALPAAEAFLAPAQINYVGKAANLYDLGYTYHGSASVILRYMRMGYLWEHVRVRGGAYGAFCTLDRMGGTLVCASYRDPNVDDTLTAYDRMADYLRSFRPDREQLTSAIVGAIGDLDSYLLPDARGAQALARHLAGDDEDARQQMRDEILGTTARHFRDFADVLAEAARHGVTCVLGGARTRAAAEAHGWQMQELL
- the rpsB gene encoding 30S ribosomal protein S2, which codes for MAYVSMKQMLETGVHFGHQTRRWNPKMRPYIFGARNGIHIIDLQQTVKLFRVAYDKVVDTVAKGGKVLFIGTKRQAQEAVATEATKANQYYVTNRWMGGTLTNFVTIQKSVERLKKLEGMFADGSINRYQKKEILLLEREMQKLEQTLGGIKNMDRLPQLAFIIDPHREDIAVKECRKLGIPIVAVTDTNCDPDVIDYIIPGNDDAIRAIKLFVTAFSEACQEGEAQMKDGAAVEANAEEAMQKAAETEAAAE